AGGGCTTCTTCAGAACCTTAGCTTCCTAGACTTGTCTGAAAACAGTCTCTCCGGTCCAGTTCCTTGGGAGATAAGCAACTGTTTACAACTTCAAATGCTAAACTTGAGTAACAACACTCTTAGAGGTTCCCTCCCTCTCTCTTTATCTTCTTTAACAAAGCTTCAAGTACTTGATGTCTCTTCAAATGACTTGACTGGCAAGCTTCCTGATAGTCTTGGTCAGCTCCTTTCGCTTAACCGGCTCATCCTCAGTAAGAACTCCTTCAATGGAGAGATCCCTCCGTCTCTAGGTCATTGCATGaatcttcagcttcttgatctCAGCAGCAATAACATCTCTGGAGGCATACCAGAAGAACTCTTTGACATTCAAGATCTAGACATTGCCTTGAACTTGAGCTGGAACTCATTAGATGGCTCTATCCCAGCCAGGATCTCAGCGCTTAACCGGTTATCCGTGCTGGACATTTCTCACAACATGCTTTCAGGGGACCTCTTTGCGTTGTCCGGTCTAGAAAACTTAGTTTCTCTGAACATCTCTCACAACAGATTCTCTGGTTATCTTCCAGACAGTAAGGTTTTCAGACAGCTTGTAGCAGAGGAGATGGAAGGAAACTCTGGACTATGTTCCAAAGGTATAAGGTCTTGTTTTGTCAGTAACAGCACACTGTTGAACACCCAGCACGGTGGAGATTTTGCCCACTCACAAAGACTCAAGATAGCCATTGGATTGCTTATCAGCGTGACAGCGGTTCTAGCAGTACTAGGCGTGTTAGCGGTTTTACGCGCAAGGCAAATGATTCAGGAAGGTAATGATTCAGAGAAGGGAGAGAACCTATGGACATGGCAGTTCACACCTTTCCAGAAACTCAGCTTCACAGTGGAACATGTACTCAAGTGTTTGGTAGAAGGTAATGTTATAGGGAAAGGCTGCTCTGGAGTGGTGTATAGAGCAGAGATGCCTAACCAAGAAGTCATAGCAGTGAAAAAGCTCTGGCCAGTGACGGTGACGGTTGCCAAGACATCAGGAGGTCGAGACTCATTCTCAGCTGAAGTCAAGACACTTGGGTCGATCAGACACAAGAACATAGTCAGGTTCTTGGGATGTTGCTGGAACAAGAACACTAGACTTCTTATGTATGATTATATGTCGAATGGTAGTTTAGGAAGCTTGCTTCACGCGAGGAGTGGCGAATGTAGCTTAGGATGGGAGGTTAGGTACAAGATTATACTTGGTGCAGCTCAGGGTTTGGCttacttgcatcatgattgtGTTCCTCCCATTGTTCATAGAGACATCAAGGCTAATAATATTCTCATTGGCCCCGATTTTGAGCCTTACATTGGAGATTTTGGTCTTGCTAAGCTTGTTGATGATGGCGACTTTGCTCGTTCTTCCAAAACCATTGCTGGTTCCTATGGTTACATAGCTCCAGGTACTTtcgaaatttatattttgatactAGTTCACTGACTTGAATCATTATTGTAATCCTTATTAGTAGTTTAACACTCTTTCTGTCAAAAATATGTATGTTTGAGAGTTTtcacattaaaaaaacatattaaattatgATTGTAAATGCATTATTTTATgcaactataattttttaactaACAAGAATTCAGTAAAtacaatcaatttttttaagtttacaatttaacataataaaattgcataaaaaccttaaaatattttttttgaaacaatttttatttctaGAACATGAATCTTTTTAACATATAAGTTGGTTGAAAagattataacaatttttaacaatttttaaaaatctttttactCGTATATACTCTACGATAAGAGTAGTATAACATTTTAATACATTCTCGTTTATTTGGTTGAAACTTTTCAAATTACATGTCCATTTCAAGTTGATAGCAACATATATCAATCGGGCATAATAGATTTGTTTGACTATTGTACTATGCAGAATATGGATATTCAATGAAGATAACAGAGAAGAGCGATGTGTACAGCTACGGAGTCGTGGTTCTAGAGGTATTAACAGGGAAGGAACCGATCGATCCAACAATACCAGACGGACTTCACATAGTAGACTGGGTCAAGAAGATCAGAGATATACAAGTAATCGACCAGGGACTACAAGCGAGGCCAGAGTCAGAAGTAGAAGAGGTGATGCAAACGCTAGGAGTTGCACTTCTCTGCGTGAACCCGATACCTGAAGACAGGCCTACAATGAAAGATGTGGCTGCTATGCTCAGTGAGATACGTCAAGAAAGAGAGGAACCGATGAAAGGTGGTGGGAATAATGGTTGCTCGGGGAGTTGTAATAACAACGGAGAAGGGAGAGATGagtctttgtcttcttctactATGCAGCAAACGGCTAAGTACTTGAGAAGTAGTAGCACGAGTTTCTCTGCGTCTTCTTTGCTAtactcttcgtcttcttctacTTCTAATGCTAGACCAAATCTGAAATAGATTGTTAATTATGTTTCTTAGGGAACAAGTTCTCTACTTCTAAAGTTATCTATGTGAGGTTGTGATAAACTCTTGTCtttttaaaccaagaaatataaACGGAACAATAATCTAGAATTTACTTTATTAATGTTTTCATGAcataataattatgaaaatattacataaacgtTTTACTTTATAAGTGTTTAAATGAGAAagcattattaatatttatttcaaaagataaaataccATTAACCGAGAGTTAACAAACAATATCAATTAATTAAGGGTTTAGGGAggtgggggtgggggggggaGGGGAACTGGTTGCAACAACACGTTAAGCCTTCACAGTAGCCTTGAGGATACCCTAAGTTACCGCAGAGTGTACTGCAGACTGGTTCAACTCCGGGTTGACATACCCCTGGACAAACAGAGTCAGCATTTATCCCTGATCTAGCTTCTGATCCTGAAAATAGTTTATGCATAaccaaaaaacatatattatcatCAATATTATAAACCCTCTAAActccttaaataaaaaaaattacacgaGCAAGAACGTTCTTTATGCTCTTccaaaaatttgaaacttaagTACTAGAAAATCGTGGATCATGTCCTGATAATTATAGACACTATATAAACAAATTGTGCTAGTTGACTTACCTGTGATTAATAACATGGCAATGATAGAAACTACAATGAAATTGTATGTCGATCTCTGAATACCCATTCTTTGTTGTTCTTTCTTATAACTTGTTCTGTGGTATCTGTAATATCTTGTGAATCCTTTTATATGGAGGTTTTTGGAGTGGTTCTAGAAATTTAAAGCTCCTCCTGATATAGCATCAATTCGGAAATCTTAATCATAGGCCtgattcaaaaaattaaattagtatccataaatttaatatttcggTATTGTAAAATCTTTATACTTCAATTTAAACTaggaatatttgttttaaagatctgttttaatgtgtttttttttggtaaaagtctGTTTTAATGTTAGTCAAGTATTAATGAC
This genomic stretch from Brassica napus cultivar Da-Ae chromosome C9, Da-Ae, whole genome shotgun sequence harbors:
- the LOC111213902 gene encoding LRR receptor-like serine/threonine-protein kinase RGI2; the protein is MPIPRKVLTVTLFFSLFLPFFISSASASSNEVAALVSWLRSSNSPPPTAFSSWNPSDSDPCHWPYITCSSSDNLVTEINVVSLQLALPFPPNISTFTSLQKLVISNTNLTGSISSDVGDCSQLRVIDLSSNSLVGEIPSTLGKLKNLQELILNSNGLTGKIPPELGGCVSLKNLDIFDNFLSGILPSELGKISTLESLRAGGNSELSGKIPEEIGNCGSLTVLGLAATKISGNLPVTLGQLSKLETISVYSTMLSGEIPKELGNCSELINMFLYDNGLSGTLPRELGQLQNLEKMLLWQNDLHGPIPEEIGFIKSLNAVDLSMNSFSGTIPMSFGNLSNLQELMLSSNNITGSIPSVLSNCTRLVQLQIDANQISGLIPPEIGLLKELNIFLGWQNKLEGNIPTELAGCQNLQALDLSQNLLTGALPPGLFQLRNLTKLLLISNSISGVIPPEIGSCTSLVRLRLVNNKITGEIPREIGLLQNLSFLDLSENSLSGPVPWEISNCLQLQMLNLSNNTLRGSLPLSLSSLTKLQVLDVSSNDLTGKLPDSLGQLLSLNRLILSKNSFNGEIPPSLGHCMNLQLLDLSSNNISGGIPEELFDIQDLDIALNLSWNSLDGSIPARISALNRLSVLDISHNMLSGDLFALSGLENLVSLNISHNRFSGYLPDSKVFRQLVAEEMEGNSGLCSKGIRSCFVSNSTLLNTQHGGDFAHSQRLKIAIGLLISVTAVLAVLGVLAVLRARQMIQEGNDSEKGENLWTWQFTPFQKLSFTVEHVLKCLVEGNVIGKGCSGVVYRAEMPNQEVIAVKKLWPVTVTVAKTSGGRDSFSAEVKTLGSIRHKNIVRFLGCCWNKNTRLLMYDYMSNGSLGSLLHARSGECSLGWEVRYKIILGAAQGLAYLHHDCVPPIVHRDIKANNILIGPDFEPYIGDFGLAKLVDDGDFARSSKTIAGSYGYIAPEYGYSMKITEKSDVYSYGVVVLEVLTGKEPIDPTIPDGLHIVDWVKKIRDIQVIDQGLQARPESEVEEVMQTLGVALLCVNPIPEDRPTMKDVAAMLSEIRQEREEPMKGGGNNGCSGSCNNNGEGRDESLSSSTMQQTAKYLRSSSTSFSASSLLYSSSSSTSNARPNLK